A section of the Telopea speciosissima isolate NSW1024214 ecotype Mountain lineage chromosome 3, Tspe_v1, whole genome shotgun sequence genome encodes:
- the LOC122656471 gene encoding uncharacterized protein LOC122656471: MDVSTGAPKKVMVIADPTRESAGALQWALSHAVLENDELFLLHVDQPISWRNTFSTFLRKPSSQGFPNTNSLMEGSGGDNVDFLDLMKSACETAQPKVKVYIERVESDGKDKASTILSKSRMLSIEVLVIGQRRSLSNAILGCRLNGGHARGTRVIDTAEYLIENSKCTCIGVQKKGQNAGYLLNTKKHRNFWLLA; this comes from the exons ATGGATGTGTCAACCGGTGCACCAAAGAAGGTGATGGTGATTGCTGACCCTACAAGGGAATCGGCGGGTGCACTCCAATGGGCTCTTTCTCATGCTGTGCTCGAGAATGATGAGCTCTTTCTCCTACATGTAGACCAACCCATTTCATGGCGGAACACATTCTCTACTTTTCTTAGAAAACCCTCCTCTCAGGGTTTTCCGAACACCAATTCTTTGATGGAAGGAAGCGGCGGAGATAATGTTGATTTTCTTGATTTAATGAAAAGTGCATGTGAGACTGCTCAGCCTAAGGTAAAGGTTTATATAGAAAGAGTGGAATCGGATGGAAAGGACAAGGCCTCTACCATTCTCTCCAAAAGTAGGATGCTTTCAATTGAGGTCCTTGTTATAGGCCAGCGTCGTAGTCTCTCCAATGCTATATTAGG ATGTAGGCTGAATGGAGGGCATGCAAGAGGGACAAGAGTGATAGATACAGCAGAGTATTTGATTGAGAACAGTAAGTGCACATGCATTGGAGTTCAGAAGAAGGGTCAAAACGCAGGCTATCTTCTTAACActaaaaaacacagaaatttCTGGCTTCTTGCATAG
- the LOC122656256 gene encoding uncharacterized protein LOC122656256, whose protein sequence is MQLIIEKIFLLEPERTISVCGCSEESTGVLKKAESEYKGRCSLLMRTRNLISTMQQQDVFDRLIVVVGFLLFSCAVLYVVSQRIGLLKLQRKVSAAIKAGMAGQGGMRPQTAEDAINFMHLHENVVPDVEVPLQNMRDDL, encoded by the exons ATGCAATTGATAATCGAGAAAATCTTCTTATTGGAGCCAGAGCGGACAATTAGTGTGTGTGGTTGTTCAGAGGAATCAACAGGAGTACTAAAGAAGGCAGAAAGTGAATACAAGGGACGTTGCTCCCTGCTTATGCGAACCAGAAACCTAATCTCCACAATGCAGCAGCAGGATGTCTTTGACAG GTTGATAGTTGTGGTTGggtttctcctcttctcttgtgCGGTTCTATATGTTGTCTCGCAACGTATTGGACTCCTCAAGTTGCAGAGAAAGGTTTCTGCTGCCATCAAGGCAGGGATGGCTGGACAAGGAGGGATGAGACCTCAAACTGCAGAAGATGCCATTAATTTCATGCATCTTCATGAAAATGTAGTTCCTGATGTGGAG GTTCCATTACAAAATATGCGTGATGACCTCTAA